The Leifsonia poae region CGCGGATTCAGGCGAGCGCGGATTCAGGCGAGCGCGGAGCCGTTGGAGAGAGCGTGGAACGTGCGGTCATGGAAGACCAGCGGACTTCCGGTCTCGCCGTGCTCGATCTCCAGTACCTCGGCGAGGATCAGGGTGGACCCGCCCACCGTGACCGTTCGGAGCGGGCGGCAGCGCAGCGCGGAGGCGGCGCCGCGCAGCACAGGCTCGCCGGTGTCGAGAGTCGTCCATCCCTGGTCGGGTGTGAAGCGGGGTGCACCCGAGACGGCGAACGCCCGGGCGAGCTCCGCCTGGGTGGAGCGGAGCAGGTTCACCATGAACGTCGGGGCGGACAGCACCGCTCCCGCCGAACCGGCACTGGAGGTGACCGAGAAGGCGAGTGCCGGCGGGTCGGCCGAGACGGAGGCGACGCTGGAGGCCGTGAGTCCGACCGGGCCGGAGGGGGCTTTCGCGGTCACGACCGCGACACCGGCCGGATGGCGGCGGAAGGCGGTCTTGAACCGGGCGACCAACTCGGCGGTCTCGGCTGTCTCGGCGGTCGCGGTCGCGGTCTCGGTCGCGGTCTTGGGGCGGTGGGGGTGTCGTCTGGCACGGATGCTCCTCTGCTGCGGTTCGGGCGGGAGGCGAACCGGGCGACAGCCACGGTAACATCTCAAGTGAACTTCAGATCAAATCGAGGAGGGACCATGGCACACGAGCTCTCCACCGACGACCTGCTGCCGATCGGTCGGGTGGCCCGGCGATCGGGGGTGCCGGTCTCGACGGTGCGGTACTACGACTCGCTCGGTCTGCTGCCCTCGGTGCGGTCGCCGGGGAACACCCGGTTGTTCCCGAGGCACGCGTTGCGCAGGATCGCGTTCATCCAGGTGTCGGTGCGGTACGGACTGTCGCTGGCCGCGGTCGCCGAGCTGTTCGCCGACCTCCCCGACGATCGACCGCCGAGCCGGGAGGCGTGGCGGCGCATCTCGGCGGCGTGGGCCGACGAACTGGCCCGCCGACAGGAGGTTCTGACCCGGATGCAGGACGAGCTCACCGGTTGCCTGGGCTGCGGCTGCCTCTCCCAGGATCGCTGCGTGGTCGTGAACTCGCAGGACAAACTCGGGGAGGACGGCGCCGGGCCGCGCCGCGTGCTCCCGGCTGCAGCCGCGGCGCTCGGGCGGAATTGATCTCAAGTGAGGTTGAGATATTAGGGTGAGGGCATGACCTATGTGATCGCGCTTCCGTGTGTGGATGTGAAGGATCGGGCGTGTATTGATGAGTGTCCGGTTGATTGCATTTATGAGGGGGAGCGGTCGCTGTACATTCATCCGGATGAGTGTGTGGATTGTGGGGCGTGTGAGCCGGTGTGTCCGGTGGAGGCGATCTGTTACGAGGATGATCTTCCGCAGAAGTGGGCGGATTATTATCGGGCGAATGTGGAGTTCTTCGATGATGTGGGGTCGCCTGGTGGTGCGGCGAAGGTCGGCGTGATCGCCAAAGACCACCCCGTGATCGCCGCGCTGCCGCCGCAGGAGGCACCCGCCTGACCGGCGATCGCCCATCCGCGCCGATGTCCGACAGACGCTCGACGGGCGCTCGACCGGAACCGGCCGGGCCGTCAGGACGACGGCGCCGGCCGGCCCGGATGCCTCACATCCAGGTGCCGAACTTCTTGATGAAGAGGTTCTTGCAGAACTGGACGAGCAGGCAGTACGCGGTGAGCGTCGCGATCAGCCAGGGGAAGTACGTCCACGGCAGCGAGACGAGGCCGAGTCCGTGCCCCCACCCGGTGAACGGCAGCACCAGTCCGAACAGGCAGACCGCGCCGGTGGCGAGCAGCACGGGCAGGCTCGCCCGCGACTGCACGAACGGGATGCGGCGGGTGCGGAGCATGTGCACGATCAGCGTCTGCGAGATGATCGACTCGATGAACCAGCCCGACTGGAACAGGGCGGCGTGCGCCGGGCTGTTCGCCTGGAACACGAACCACATCAGGGCGTACGTCGTCAGGTCGAAGATCGACGAGATCGGTCCGATGCGGATCATGAACTGCGAGAGGCTCTTGGTCTCCCACGTGCGCGGCGACTTCAAGTCGGCTTTGTCCGCGCTGTCCCAGGGGAGGGTGAGCATCGACAGATCGTAGGTGAGGTTCTGCACGAGCACGACCAGCGGGATCATCGGGATGAACGGCAGCAGGGCGCTGGCGACGAGTACCGAGAACATGTTGCCGAAGTTCGACGACGCGGTCATCTTGATGTACTTCATGGTGTTGACGAAGGTGCGCCGGCCCTCGATCACGCCCTGTTCGAGCACGGTCAGATCTTTCTCGAGCAGGATGATGTCGGCCGACTCCTTGGCGATGTCGACGGCGGTGTCCACCGAGATCCCCACATCCGCGGTGCGCAGCGCAGGGGCGTCGTTGATGCCGTCGCCGAGGAAGCCGACGGTGTGACCGTGACTGCGCATCGCCTCGACAATGCGCGCTTTCTGCGTGGGGTTGACCTTCGCGAACACCGTCGTGGTCTCGGCGAGGGCGCCCAGCTCTTCCAGCGACAGCTCGTCGATCTGCGGTCCGAGCACGATGGTCCCGACTCCCAGCCCGACTTCGCGCACCACGGTGGCGGCGACGAGCGGGTTGTCGCCCGTGATCACCTTGACGGTCGTCCCGTGCTTGTGCAGCCGCGCGATGGCGGCGGCGGCCGACGCCTTGGGCGGGTCGAGGAAGGCGAGGAAGCCGACGAGCGTCATCGCCGTCTCGTCGTCGCGGGAGTACTCCGCGCTCCCGTCCTCGGCCGGCACCATCGAGCGGATGGCGACGGCGAGCACGCGCATCCCCAGCCCGTTCTGCTCCGCCACGAGCGCGTCGAGCTCAGCGAGACGCCCGGGGGTGAGATCGACCGTCTGACCCTTGACGAGCTCGGTGCTGCACTGGTCGAGCACCTCCTCCACGGCGCCCTTGGTGATGATGAGGTGCGAGAGGCCGTCGTCGACGACCACCGACATGCGCCGCCGCACGAAATCGAACGGCATCTCGTCGACGAGCGTGTACTCGGCCCGGATGCGGGCGAGCTCGTCGGGACCGGCCGCCGTGAGGACGGCGGCGTCGAGCAGGTTGCGCAACCCGGTCTGGAAGTGCGCGTTGGCGGTCGCGTAGCCGAGCGTCGTCTCGCTGGACCGGCCGGCGACGTCGAGGTGTCGTTCGAGGACGATGCGGTCTTCGGTGAGCGTGCCGGTCTTGTCGGTGGCCAGCACATCCATGGCTCCGAGGTTCTGGATGGAGTTCAGCCGCTTGACGATCACCTTGCGCTTCGCCATCTGCTTGGCGCCCTTCGCAAGGTTCGCGGTGACGATCAGAGGAAGCATCTCCGGCGTGAGGCCGACGGCGGTCGTCACCCCGAACAAGAACGCGCTCGTCCAGTCCTTGGTCAGGCCGTTGACGATGAACACGACCGGAACCATCACCAGCAT contains the following coding sequences:
- a CDS encoding flavin reductase family protein, whose protein sequence is MRCYRGCRPVRLPPEPQQRSIRARRHPHRPKTATETATATAETAETAELVARFKTAFRRHPAGVAVVTAKAPSGPVGLTASSVASVSADPPALAFSVTSSAGSAGAVLSAPTFMVNLLRSTQAELARAFAVSGAPRFTPDQGWTTLDTGEPVLRGAASALRCRPLRTVTVGGSTLILAEVLEIEHGETGSPLVFHDRTFHALSNGSALA
- the mgtA gene encoding magnesium-translocating P-type ATPase, with the protein product MRTFRTDVTDVTTPTPDTRGTAKTARRLADGTNRLLASGQQNLLRDAALLPPEATLKSLATTLNGLNDAAVAMRRSRYGTNEVDHDKPAPAVLQFLKTFTNPFVIILLFLVVVMLFTDVIFADPVDGPDYTGVVTVGIMVLVSATLRFWQEYRSSRSAEELKAMVRTTTAVTRTETGRPVTRELPIEEVVPGDVVQLAAGDMIPADVRFVRTKDLQINQAMLTGEALPAEKSVEALESIEASDILSAANLGFLGTSVVSGSGTAVVVGTGSRSYFGSMSSAIVGARPETAFDVGIKKVSFTLITFMLVMVPVVFIVNGLTKDWTSAFLFGVTTAVGLTPEMLPLIVTANLAKGAKQMAKRKVIVKRLNSIQNLGAMDVLATDKTGTLTEDRIVLERHLDVAGRSSETTLGYATANAHFQTGLRNLLDAAVLTAAGPDELARIRAEYTLVDEMPFDFVRRRMSVVVDDGLSHLIITKGAVEEVLDQCSTELVKGQTVDLTPGRLAELDALVAEQNGLGMRVLAVAIRSMVPAEDGSAEYSRDDETAMTLVGFLAFLDPPKASAAAAIARLHKHGTTVKVITGDNPLVAATVVREVGLGVGTIVLGPQIDELSLEELGALAETTTVFAKVNPTQKARIVEAMRSHGHTVGFLGDGINDAPALRTADVGISVDTAVDIAKESADIILLEKDLTVLEQGVIEGRRTFVNTMKYIKMTASSNFGNMFSVLVASALLPFIPMIPLVVLVQNLTYDLSMLTLPWDSADKADLKSPRTWETKSLSQFMIRIGPISSIFDLTTYALMWFVFQANSPAHAALFQSGWFIESIISQTLIVHMLRTRRIPFVQSRASLPVLLATGAVCLFGLVLPFTGWGHGLGLVSLPWTYFPWLIATLTAYCLLVQFCKNLFIKKFGTWM
- the fdxA gene encoding ferredoxin — translated: MTYVIALPCVDVKDRACIDECPVDCIYEGERSLYIHPDECVDCGACEPVCPVEAICYEDDLPQKWADYYRANVEFFDDVGSPGGAAKVGVIAKDHPVIAALPPQEAPA
- the soxR gene encoding redox-sensitive transcriptional activator SoxR, which encodes MAHELSTDDLLPIGRVARRSGVPVSTVRYYDSLGLLPSVRSPGNTRLFPRHALRRIAFIQVSVRYGLSLAAVAELFADLPDDRPPSREAWRRISAAWADELARRQEVLTRMQDELTGCLGCGCLSQDRCVVVNSQDKLGEDGAGPRRVLPAAAAALGRN